The following are encoded together in the Planktothrix serta PCC 8927 genome:
- a CDS encoding 6-pyruvoyl trahydropterin synthase family protein, translating into FTFDSAHYIKDYDGPCGRMHGHSYRY; encoded by the coding sequence TTTACCTTTGATAGTGCCCATTATATTAAAGATTATGATGGGCCTTGTGGACGGATGCACGGTCATAGTTATCGCTACTAA